CACCGACGCGTTGGCCGCCAGCGTGCGATCCGGCAACACAAAATGCCGCAGCGACTCCGGCGCCTTCCCGGACAGCGACCGGCAAAAGTCCGTCACCAGGATGCGGTACAGAAGATCCCGCAAGGTGAAGGCCGGCGCCACACCATCCGCGCCATACCCCAGCGTCTGCAGCGCAAACGCCCAGAAGGCCGAGTCCAGCTCATTGGCGACGATGTCCTGCCACGCACGCGGCTCGGCCGCCAGATCTGCCTCGCCCTCATGCACCATCGAACTCAACAGGCGAAGAAGAATGGTCTGGAAATCCGCCTGCTCCGAGCGCACCAGCACCGCCAGCATCTTGCGGTCCAGCGCCTCGGCGTCATCACTCGGCGTCACGAGGCGGCGCAGCTTCTCCACACGGTCCTTGGCCCGCAGGAACTTGTTGCGCGCCTTCAGATGCGGGCGCAGGGCCTGACTCGTCAGGCCCAGGTCGTCCAGCAGCATGGAGTTCGAGTCCGCGCGGAACGCCCTGCCGCGCAGGCGCAAATCGAGGAGCCAATCCTTTGCCGGATCGGGTTCGGCTGCAGGCCGGTAGAGCAGCCAGCGCGTGCCAGGTGCGCGCTCGACGTCGAGCTTCACCTGCAGGGCTGGCGTGCGGTCGAGCCGCAGGACATGTACGCCTTCCAGGCTCAGGCCATCCACCCAGGCGGAGAACTCGCCATCGGGGTCGTCCCAGAACAAAAGTTGCTGGGTCGCGAACTGCGCCTCGAGGGCTTCGATAATGCGTTGGTGACTCACTCTGGTTCAGACCCTTGTAATGCTCAAATTGTGCAAGCACTGCTTGCACAAACGCAGATTGATGCGGGGCAATTTGTGCAACACCTGTTGCACGAACTCGGATCAGTGAATGATCCCAGCCCCTTCGCTTCGTCTAAGCGTCTCAGAAACCTGTGGGAATGTCTCAAGCGGGATACGGTGCTGACACGCTCGGCCGTCGTCATCCACGTGCAGACACACGTACTGATAGGTAGTCAGAAGAAGCCCGTTGTTACCGGGTTGCTCCAGCAACTTCATGGGCAGAAGGTGGTGCGGACAGATCACCTCGTCGTCCTTTTCACCCAAGTGCTGCCGCAAGCGAATCTGGGTTTCGCGAACAACATCCTTCCGCTCCCAGATCTCGCGCCTTTCCTTCGTCGGCAGGTCGAGGTTGGGGTCGGATTTTCTGAGCGCCATCAGGTTTTCCTTTGCGGGATCAAAATTGATCGTCGGGCAGGCACCCGGATGCGCAGAGCACAACCAGTAAAAGCTTCGGCGACGAGTCGTCCCGTTATAACCACCTTGCCTAATCCTCATGCTCCCACCGCAAGTAGGGCACACCCGCGACGACAGAATCCCCACCGCAGCGCTGGTCTCGTCATCAGATACCGGGGCCGACACCAACTGCGTGGCGGCGTCTTTCAGCTCAGCTGACGCTTCCGCTGCCTTGGCGGCCTCCAATTCCTCGCGCAGTCTTCTTCGTTCGAGATCGATCTCACGAAGCCGATCGTCGTCACGGGACGATCTTTTTCCATCCCGCCTGGCACGCTCCGCGATTTCTCTCTGCTCGGCCGCAAGGTCTTCAGCACGGTTGAAATACTGCCGTGACGCGCCATCAATATATCGCGTCGCCGCACGCCCAAACTCGGAGCGATCTATCTCCTCCAGCACTGCTCGAACCGTGTCGATCGCAACCTGTTTTGCGACCTGGAGAACCGGTACGACCACTTCTCGAAGGAATGCCCTCGCCCCAGAAAACAATGATTCCAGGAAACCCATAAGTCACCTCTGCCGGTGTCCATAAAGCATTTAGCAATGATTGTCCCACCCCACTGAGCCTGCCCCTTCCCCTCAAGCCCCCTTTCCTCTCATGCGAACCCCGACAAGCGCAACCAGCAGCAACAACAGCACAGGCCCCAGAATCAGCCATATCACCTCGTCTCCTGTGGCTACGCCGGATTGAGCCTGTCGCTCGCGGAAATCGTTCACAAGCCTCTCAAGCCGGTGGCGATCCCCGCTGTAGTCCGCAAAGAGCTTCGTGAACACCTGAATCTGCTCGGCATCCTTGCGAGATGGGTTTGTGCCCTGCAGATCGGTCAGCGCGGACTCAGCCCCCTCCAGCAACACGTCGTAATCGGACAGCGTCTGCTCCAGCACGTCGGCCGAGCGGGCATCGCCCTGGATGAGTGCACTGTTGCTCGTCGCGAGGGCACCGATCTTCTGTTGCGCAAGCTTCAACCGGACGAAGTAACGCCCAGTCAGCCCGATCAGATTCGTAGTCCGGTGCTTCTCGAGCAACGGGTCATTCACCACGGCCCTGATGACTGCAAGCGCCTCCGGGCCGACCGAGCCGTCGTCCATTCGCAAGGAAAGTCGATCAACATAGATCGCCACCAACAGCGGGATGAACTTGTTCTTTGGCTCATCGACAAGCGCAGTGCGCAAACCGTCCGCGTATGCGTCTTGCCAGCGCAGTTTTTCGTCATACAACCGAGTTGTGGCATGGACGAAGGTTGGCAAGGTGCTCGACAAACCCAACCCCTCGCTGATCTCGATCGCACGTTCGGCATGGTCATGTGCAGACTGGTAGTCGTTGGCGATGAACAGCAGCAGCGACAACAGGCTGAGCAATCTCGCCTGCTCATGCCGCTCGAACTCACCACTCTCGGCAGCAGTTTGCAGCTCGGTGATGGTCTTACGGATCAGCTCGACATTCCCAGGCGCCACAAGTGGCTTTTCCTTGTCTACATCGTCGAGCGCGTCCAACGCTGTAATCCGCTTCTCAAGTCCCCCCGTAGTCCTGGGCAATGGCAGCGTCGTAAGACCTTTGCTCCGTTCAACCAGCTCGTGATACTCGTACTTCGCGTACAGCGCACCGAACGAATAGTCGAAAGCCAGTTCGGTCGAGAACGTCAGCGCAGCGGTAAGCAGCGCAGCCCCCCCAACCATGCCAAAGCCACCCGAGGCAATCGAACCCCCACCTAATAGGGCCAGGCCAGCCTTGGTTGCAGCTGCTCCCGACAAACCCATCGTTCCACCAACCCACGTTCCAATAGCTGCAACAGCAGGGCTCGCCGCGCCTCCAGTGAAGAAGATGGCGGCACCGGCAGCGATCGCAATAAGGCTGATCAGCAGCCAGTTCACCACGCCCGACGGCTCATAGAACGCAGCAAACGTCGCGACCTCATCGCCTGCCAAACCGAGCTGTGGAGTCACCAGCATCCCTAACAGAACAACGCCCCTCATCGCAGCTCTCCCAGGAGCTTGATCTGCTCCACGCTCTCCTCCGCGCTGCCGAAGATCAACTCCACTTCCCGCTTCTTCGCCTCGTGCTGTAACAACTTCAGGTAGCGCATATCCTCAGGGCGGTTGCTCATGCTGAAAACCGGCACCACCCTCTTTCCATGCACCTTGCGGTAAGCCACCAGAGAATCCAGGTCGGCACGGTAGCGATCGAGCGGCATCAATGTGGTGGGCGCGTAGTTCTTCGCTTCGATCGCAAACGTCGTTCGTCCATGCTCAAGCAGCACGTCGATATCGGTCGGCGCCCGCTTCAGGCCATCGTCGAATTTCTCGCCGATCCCGAGCACTTTCATGCCGCGACCGGCTGCACCGTCAGCCAAGCGCAGTTCGTACAAATGGCCTGCCGTCCCCACCTCGCTGTTGCCGACGACCTTTCGTAGCGTCGTGCGGAAGCCCGGGGCGCCGGTCAGGCGGGAGAACATACCCTCAGCTTCTGCCCGGGGGATCCGTCCCTGATGAACGGCAATGCGCAAGAAGGCATCTTCGAGCACCTCATTGGGAAGATTAAGCCGCCCCAACTCCTCGCCCGCCCGGGCGGTGCCCTTGGTGTCGGCGGCAAGGCGCGCAAGCCGCACAATCTCGTTTTCCGGCAAGGCCTGACTGGCCTTGGAGATCTTCGCGATGACGGAGACCGCTTTTCCGGTGGAGCCCCAGAAGGCTCTCACCTCACCCGATGGCGCAAGAACGATCGCCAATGCAGTGACGAAACCCAGTAATGCCAAGCGAAGGCGCGACCAACTGGCGCTTGCATCGCCAACGCCCAAAATGGCAGCGCCTGCCCGCAAGCCCTTCATTCCGGACGCCGTTTCGGCCATCAACGCCCCTTGCTCGAACCGAGCGCCTTCTCGGCAACAAACTTTAGGAGCCGCCCGACGAATGGCACAGGCACCCTATTACCGATCTCCTGCAACAGGTCCGGGATGTGTGCAACGACCGCGTCACACAGTGCCTTCGGCACCCCCATTCGCTTCAGTAGGTCATACGCTGATTCGTTGACTCTCCGTCGGTACTTCTGCGGCAGACCGGCGATCTCAACAAACTCGTTCCATATTCGGGCAAGGGCCTCGTTGAAGGAGCTCCCCGTTCCTTCACCGTAGAGCTTCTCGGGCTCAAGCAATGCGTTGCGCACGATCGATGCAATCAGCCCCTCACGAGACTGCTCCCGCAGCGGCTCATAGTGTGGTTCGAGTACCCCGCCTGATGCAAAGCAGCAGGGAATCAGCTCACGATAGCGGTAACTTGAAAATGCCTGGCGGTTGCGCTCCACCCACGCACCCATGGGCTGCTCGTTCTCGCAGCCGGCCACTGCGAGAATCACCGGGATCCTCCCTTGAGTCATCTTCTTCACGAAGAAAGCATAGTCGTCCTCGTGCTCCTTGGTGATACGCGTGGCACGGGTCACATGAATCAGGAGACTGAAGCCGTCCCGGGCCTTCTCGAGCAATTCGACCAGTTCGATGATCGCCTTGTCGGCTGGAACCGTACCCTCGGTGCTTTCGTGGAGGCCGACCGTATCGATCAGCTCGATACGGTGGCCCTGCGCCTCAAACGGCGCATAGGAATGCGATCTGCTCGTCACCCCACGCGCGTCGTTATCGGTCGGTCGTGTCCGCCCAGTTAGCACGTTGCACAGGCTGGTCTTGCCGGAGCCCGTTGCGCCAAACACAAGTACGCGAATCCTGTTCATGTCGTCTCTCTCGTCAACCAAACAACCCAGCCAGTGCGACCAACAAGAGGAGCGACGCGATGAAGCCAAGCCCACTCAGGATCACCTTCAGCGTCAACGTCGCACCGTCTCTGATGCCGCTACGGATGGTGGCGAACAAGAAAATCATCCCGATTAGAATCAGGAAAAAAAGAATGAACCTCATCCTGAAAACATCCCATAAAAGGAAACCCAGCCCGGTTTCTCAGAAGCTGCGATCACTCCATCCACAAGG
This region of Thauera sp. JM12B12 genomic DNA includes:
- a CDS encoding GTPase domain-containing protein, whose translation is MNRIRVLVFGATGSGKTSLCNVLTGRTRPTDNDARGVTSRSHSYAPFEAQGHRIELIDTVGLHESTEGTVPADKAIIELVELLEKARDGFSLLIHVTRATRITKEHEDDYAFFVKKMTQGRIPVILAVAGCENEQPMGAWVERNRQAFSSYRYRELIPCCFASGGVLEPHYEPLREQSREGLIASIVRNALLEPEKLYGEGTGSSFNEALARIWNEFVEIAGLPQKYRRRVNESAYDLLKRMGVPKALCDAVVAHIPDLLQEIGNRVPVPFVGRLLKFVAEKALGSSKGR